In one Mus caroli chromosome 14, CAROLI_EIJ_v1.1, whole genome shotgun sequence genomic region, the following are encoded:
- the LOC110309653 gene encoding olfactory receptor 4K1, translating to MAHNNESTVSEFVLLGLSKSWGLQLVLFTIFFVIYVTSVLGNIMIIVIIFSDSHLNSPMYFLLSNLSFIDICQSNFATPKMLTDFFVEHKTISFEGCMAQIFLLHSFVGSEMMLLVAMGYDRFVAICKPLHYNLIMNRRVCIIFVSISWAVGILHSVSHLAFTVNLPFCGPNEVDSFFCDLPLVIKLACMDTYKMEILTLANSGMISLSCFLALIISYIIIFVTVQRQSSSGSSKALSTLTAHITVVILFFGPCIYFYIWPFSRLSVDKFLSVFYTICTPLLNPIIYSLRNEDVKSALRKLRNSHINPGKN from the coding sequence ATGGCTCACAATAATGAATCCACGGTATCAGAGTTTGtgcttctgggactttctaaaTCTTGGGGACTTCAGCTTGTGCTTTTTACCATCTTCTTTGTCATCTATGTGACATCAGTCTTGGGCAATATCATGATTATTGTCATCATTTTCTCTGACTCACACTTGAACTCTCCTATGTACTTTTTGCTCAGTAACCTTTCATTTATTGACATCTGCCAATCTAACTTTGCCACACCTAAGATGCTTACGGACTTTTTTGTTGAACATAAAACTATTTCTTTTGAGGGTTGTATGGCTcaaatatttcttcttcataGCTTTGTTGGGAGTGAAATGATGTTGCTTGTAGCTATGGGATATGACAGATTTGTAGCAATATGTAAGCCACTGCACTACAATCTAATTATGAATCGGAGAGTATGTATAATTTTTGTGTCAATTTCTTGGGCAGTAGGTATTCTTCATTCTGTGAGCCATTTGGCATTTACAGTGAATCTACCATTCTGTGGTCCCAATGAGGTAGATAGCTTCTTTTGTGATCTTCCCTTGGTGATAAAGCTTGCATGCATGGATACGTACAAAATGGAAATTTTGACCTTGGCTAACAGTGGTATGATATCACTAAGCTGTTTCCTAGCTTTAATTATCTCCTATATCATCATTTTTGTCACTGTCCAACGGCAGTCCTCTAGTGGGTCATCCAAAGCTCTTTCTACACTCACGGCCCATATTACTGTAGTGATTCTTTTCTTTGGGCCTTGTATTTATTTCTACATATGGCCTTTTAGCAGATTATCTGTGGATAAGttcctttctgtcttctataCCATTTGTACACCTTTACTGAATCCTATCATATATTCTCTGAGAAATGAAGATGTGAAATCAGCCTTGAGGAAATTGAGAAACAGTCATATAAATCCTGGGAAAAACTAA